In a genomic window of Enterobacter asburiae:
- the nuoL gene encoding NADH-quinone oxidoreductase subunit L: MNMLALTIIFPLIGFVLLAFSRGRWSENLSATVGMGSVGLAALVTAYAGIDFFNNGRQPFSVPLWTWMSVGDFNIGFNLVLDGLSLTMLSVVTGVGFLIHMFASWYMRGEEGYSRFFAYTNLFIASMVVLVLADNLLLMYLGWEGVGLCSYLLIGFYYTDPKNGAAAMKAFVVTRVGDVFLAFALFILYNELGTLNFREMVELAPAHFEAGNNMLWWATLMLLGGAVGKSAQLPLQTWLADAMAGPTPVSALIHAATMVTAGVYLIARTHGLFLMTPEILHLVGIVGAVTLVLAGFAALVQTDIKRVLAYSTMSQIGYMFLALGVQAWDAAIFHLMTHAFFKALLFLSSGSVILACHHEQNIFKMGGLRKSIPLVYVCFLVGGAALAALPLITAGFFSKDEILAGAMANGHINLMVAGLVGAFMTSLYTFRMIFIVFHGKEQIHAHAGKGITHHLPLIVLLVLSTFVGAMIVPPLQGVLPDTTELEHGRVLTLEITSGVVAIAGILIAAWLWLGKRTLVTAVANSAPGRLLGTWWYNAWGFDWLYDMIFVKPFLGIAWLLKRDPLNSLMNIPAILSRFAGKGLLYSENGYLRWYVASMSIGAVVVLALLMVLR, encoded by the coding sequence ATGAACATGCTTGCCTTAACCATTATTTTTCCGCTGATTGGCTTCGTGCTGCTGGCGTTTTCTCGCGGCCGCTGGTCTGAGAATCTGTCTGCAACCGTCGGCATGGGCTCTGTTGGCCTGGCCGCGCTGGTCACAGCGTATGCGGGTATCGACTTCTTTAACAACGGGCGTCAGCCTTTCAGCGTGCCGCTGTGGACGTGGATGTCGGTCGGTGATTTCAACATCGGTTTCAACCTGGTGCTGGACGGCCTCTCGCTGACCATGCTCTCCGTGGTCACCGGCGTCGGCTTCCTGATCCACATGTTTGCCTCCTGGTACATGCGCGGTGAAGAGGGATACTCCCGCTTCTTCGCCTACACCAACCTGTTTATCGCCAGCATGGTCGTTCTGGTGCTGGCCGATAACCTGCTGCTGATGTATCTGGGCTGGGAAGGCGTGGGTCTATGTTCTTACCTGCTGATCGGTTTCTACTATACCGATCCGAAGAATGGTGCAGCGGCCATGAAAGCGTTCGTCGTGACCCGCGTGGGTGACGTCTTCCTTGCGTTCGCGTTGTTCATTCTCTACAACGAACTGGGCACGCTGAACTTCCGCGAAATGGTGGAACTGGCGCCGGCGCACTTCGAAGCAGGCAACAACATGCTGTGGTGGGCAACGCTGATGCTGCTGGGTGGTGCCGTGGGTAAATCCGCACAGCTGCCGTTGCAGACCTGGCTGGCCGACGCGATGGCGGGTCCAACCCCTGTCTCCGCGCTGATCCACGCCGCGACCATGGTAACCGCCGGTGTTTATCTGATTGCGCGTACCCATGGCCTGTTCCTGATGACCCCGGAAATTCTGCATCTGGTGGGTATTGTCGGTGCAGTTACGCTGGTGCTGGCGGGTTTTGCTGCGCTGGTGCAGACCGACATCAAGCGTGTTCTCGCATACTCCACCATGAGCCAGATTGGTTACATGTTCCTGGCGCTGGGCGTTCAGGCGTGGGACGCGGCCATTTTCCACCTGATGACGCACGCGTTCTTTAAAGCGCTGCTGTTCCTCTCGTCCGGTTCCGTCATCCTGGCCTGCCATCACGAACAGAACATCTTCAAGATGGGCGGACTGCGTAAGTCCATCCCGCTGGTGTATGTTTGCTTCCTGGTGGGCGGCGCGGCGCTGGCGGCACTGCCGCTGATCACCGCGGGCTTCTTCAGTAAGGACGAAATCCTTGCGGGCGCCATGGCGAATGGTCATATCAATCTGATGGTTGCGGGTCTGGTCGGTGCGTTTATGACCTCCCTGTATACCTTCCGTATGATTTTCATCGTATTCCACGGTAAAGAACAAATTCACGCTCACGCAGGTAAGGGGATCACCCACCACCTGCCGCTGATTGTGCTGCTGGTACTCTCCACCTTCGTTGGCGCGATGATTGTGCCTCCGCTGCAGGGCGTACTGCCAGACACTACCGAGCTTGAGCACGGTCGCGTTCTGACGCTTGAAATCACCTCCGGTGTGGTCGCTATCGCGGGCATCCTGATTGCAGCATGGCTGTGGCTGGGTAAACGCACGCTGGTCACTGCCGTTGCCAACAGCGCGCCGGGCCGTCTGCTGGGCACCTGGTGGTACAACGCGTGGGGCTTCGACTGGCTGTACGACATGATCTTCGTTAAGCCGTTCCTGGGCATCGCGTGGCTGCTGAAGCGCGACCCGCTGAACAGCCTGATGAACATCCCGGCGATCCTCTCCCGCTTTGCAGGTAAAGGCCTGCTGTACAGCGAGAACGGTTACCTGCGCTGGTATGTGGCGTCCATGAGCATCGGTGCGGTTGTCGTGCTGGCGCTGCTGATGGTGTTGCGTTGA
- the nuoI gene encoding NADH-quinone oxidoreductase subunit NuoI yields MTLKELLVGFGTQVRSIWMIGLHAFAKRETRMYPEEPVYLPPRYRGRIVLTRDPDGSERCVACNLCAVACPVGCISLQKAETVDGRWYPEFFRINFSRCIFCGLCEEACPTTAIQLTPDFELGEYKRQDLVYEKEDLLISGPGKYPEYNFYRMAGMAIDGKDKGEAENEAKPIDVKSLLP; encoded by the coding sequence ATGACCTTAAAAGAATTACTGGTAGGCTTCGGTACCCAGGTACGCAGTATCTGGATGATCGGCCTGCACGCGTTTGCCAAACGCGAAACCCGGATGTACCCGGAAGAGCCGGTATATCTGCCGCCGCGCTACCGTGGCCGTATCGTGCTGACGCGCGACCCGGACGGTTCCGAGCGCTGCGTTGCCTGTAACCTGTGTGCGGTAGCGTGTCCGGTCGGCTGTATCTCTCTGCAGAAAGCAGAGACGGTAGACGGCCGCTGGTACCCTGAGTTCTTCCGCATCAACTTCTCACGCTGCATCTTCTGCGGTCTGTGTGAAGAAGCGTGCCCAACCACGGCGATTCAGCTGACTCCGGACTTTGAGCTGGGTGAGTACAAGCGTCAGGACCTGGTGTACGAGAAAGAGGATCTGCTGATTTCCGGTCCGGGCAAATACCCGGAATATAACTTCTACCGGATGGCGGGTATGGCAATCGACGGCAAAGATAAGGGCGAAGCAGAGAACGAAGCTAAGCCTATCGACGTCAAGAGCCTGTTACCGTAA
- the nuoJ gene encoding NADH-quinone oxidoreductase subunit J has product MEFAFYICGLIAILATLRVITHTNPVHALLYLIISLLAISGVFFALGAHFAGALEIIVYAGAIMVLFVFVVMMLNLGGSEIEQERQWLKPQVWIGPAILSAIMLVVIVYAILGVNDQGIDGTPIGAKEVGITLFGPYVLAVELASMLLLAGLVVAFHVGREERAGEVLSNRTDDRAKRKTEERA; this is encoded by the coding sequence ATGGAATTCGCTTTTTATATCTGTGGCCTTATCGCCATCCTGGCCACGCTGCGAGTGATTACGCACACCAATCCGGTGCATGCGCTGCTGTACTTAATCATCTCGCTGCTGGCCATTTCCGGGGTGTTCTTCGCGCTGGGCGCGCACTTTGCCGGTGCGCTGGAAATCATCGTCTACGCCGGGGCCATCATGGTGCTGTTCGTATTCGTGGTGATGATGCTGAACCTGGGCGGCTCTGAAATTGAGCAGGAACGTCAGTGGTTAAAACCGCAGGTGTGGATTGGCCCGGCAATTTTGTCGGCCATCATGCTGGTGGTGATCGTTTACGCCATCCTGGGTGTTAACGATCAGGGCATCGACGGCACGCCGATTGGTGCGAAAGAGGTGGGTATCACGCTCTTTGGCCCATACGTTCTGGCGGTGGAACTGGCCTCTATGCTGTTGCTGGCAGGCCTGGTTGTGGCTTTCCACGTTGGCCGCGAAGAGCGTGCTGGCGAGGTGCTGAGCAACCGCACTGACGACCGCGCGAAAAGAAAAACGGAGGAGCGCGCATGA
- the nuoM gene encoding NADH-quinone oxidoreductase subunit M, with product MLLPWLILIPFIGGFLCWQTERFGVKMPRWIALITMGLTLALGLQLWLQGGYSLTQSAGIPQWQSEFILPWIPRFGITIHLAIDGLSLLMVVLTGLLGVLAVLCSWREIEKYQGFFHLNLMWILGGVIGVFLAIDMFLFFFFWEMMLVPMYFLIALWGHKASDGKTRITAATKFFIYTQASGLVMLIAILALVFVHHSATGTWTFNYEDLLKTPMSHGVEYLLMLGFFIAFAVKMPVVPLHGWLPDAHSQAPTAGSVDLAGILLKTAAYGLLRFALPLFPNASAEFAPIAMWLGVIGIFYGAWMAFTQYDIKRLIAYTSVSHMGFVLIAIYTGSQLAYQGAVIQMIAHGLSAAGLFILCGQLYERLHTRDMRMMGGLWSKIKWLPALSMFFAVATLGMPGTGNFVGEFMILFGSFKVVPVITVISTFGLVFASVYSLAMLHRAYFGKAKSEIAAQELPGMSLRELFIILLLVVLLVLLGFFPQPILDTSHSAMGNIQQWFVNSASTTRP from the coding sequence ATGTTACTACCCTGGCTAATATTAATTCCCTTCATCGGCGGCTTCCTGTGCTGGCAGACTGAACGCTTTGGCGTGAAGATGCCGCGCTGGATCGCGCTGATCACCATGGGATTGACGCTCGCGCTTGGCCTGCAACTGTGGTTGCAGGGCGGTTACTCACTGACCCAGTCTGCGGGCATTCCGCAGTGGCAGTCTGAGTTTATCCTGCCGTGGATCCCGCGTTTCGGTATCACCATCCACCTGGCGATTGACGGTCTGTCGCTGCTGATGGTAGTGCTGACCGGTCTGCTCGGCGTTCTGGCGGTACTCTGCTCCTGGCGAGAAATCGAAAAATACCAGGGCTTCTTCCACCTGAACCTGATGTGGATCCTGGGCGGCGTGATCGGCGTGTTCCTTGCCATCGACATGTTCCTGTTCTTCTTCTTCTGGGAGATGATGCTGGTGCCGATGTACTTCCTGATCGCGCTGTGGGGCCACAAGGCGTCCGACGGTAAAACGCGTATCACGGCGGCAACCAAATTCTTCATCTATACCCAGGCGAGTGGTCTGGTGATGCTGATTGCGATTCTGGCGCTGGTGTTTGTTCACCACAGCGCGACCGGCACCTGGACCTTCAACTACGAAGATCTGCTGAAGACGCCAATGTCCCACGGCGTTGAATACCTGCTGATGCTGGGCTTCTTCATCGCCTTCGCGGTGAAAATGCCGGTGGTTCCGCTGCACGGCTGGCTGCCAGACGCGCACTCTCAGGCACCAACGGCGGGTTCCGTTGACCTGGCGGGCATCTTGCTGAAAACGGCGGCCTACGGTCTGCTGCGCTTCGCACTGCCGCTGTTCCCGAATGCTTCCGCAGAGTTCGCGCCAATCGCCATGTGGCTGGGCGTAATCGGTATCTTCTACGGCGCGTGGATGGCCTTCACGCAGTACGACATCAAGCGTCTGATTGCCTACACCTCCGTTTCCCACATGGGCTTCGTGCTGATTGCTATCTACACCGGCAGCCAACTGGCGTACCAGGGCGCGGTGATCCAGATGATTGCGCACGGTCTGTCCGCAGCCGGCCTCTTCATCCTGTGCGGTCAGCTGTACGAACGTCTGCATACCCGCGACATGCGTATGATGGGCGGTCTGTGGAGCAAAATTAAGTGGCTGCCAGCGCTGTCCATGTTCTTCGCGGTGGCTACCCTGGGGATGCCGGGTACCGGTAACTTCGTCGGCGAATTTATGATTCTGTTCGGCAGCTTCAAAGTGGTACCGGTGATTACCGTGATCTCCACCTTTGGTCTGGTGTTCGCTTCCGTATACTCGCTGGCGATGCTGCACCGCGCTTACTTCGGTAAAGCGAAGAGCGAAATTGCTGCTCAAGAACTGCCGGGGATGTCGCTGCGCGAGCTGTTCATCATCCTGCTGCTGGTCGTACTGCTGGTGCTGCTGGGGTTCTTCCCGCAGCCGATTCTGGATACCTCGCACAGCGCGATGGGTAACATCCAGCAGTGGTTTGTTAATTCTGCTTCTACTACAAGGCCGTAA
- the nuoK gene encoding NADH-quinone oxidoreductase subunit NuoK, giving the protein MIPLTHGLILAAILFVLGLTGLVIRRNLLFMLIGLEIMINASALAFVVAGSYWGQTDGQVMYILAISLAAAEASIGLALLLQLHRRRQNLNIDSVSELRG; this is encoded by the coding sequence ATGATCCCCTTAACACATGGACTGATCCTCGCTGCGATTTTATTCGTTCTGGGTCTGACCGGTCTGGTTATCCGCCGCAATCTGCTGTTTATGCTGATCGGTCTGGAAATCATGATTAACGCCTCCGCGCTGGCCTTCGTGGTCGCCGGAAGCTACTGGGGCCAGACCGATGGTCAGGTGATGTACATTCTCGCTATCAGCCTCGCGGCTGCCGAAGCGAGTATTGGCCTGGCGCTGTTGCTGCAGCTCCATCGTCGCCGCCAGAATCTGAACATCGATTCAGTAAGTGAGTTGCGTGGATGA
- the nuoN gene encoding NADH-quinone oxidoreductase subunit NuoN, which yields MTITPQQLIALLPLLIVGLTVVVVMLSIAWRRNHFLNATLSVIGLNAALVSLWFVGQGGAMDVTPLMRVDGYAMLYTGLVLLASLATCTFAYPWLEGYNDNKEEFYLLVLIAALGGILLANANHLAALFLGIELISLPLFGLIGYAFRQKRSLEASIKYTILSAAASSFLLFGIALLYAQSGNLSFMALGKSLGDGMLHEPLLLAGLGMMIVGLGFKLSLVPFHLWTPDVYQGAPAPVSTFLATASKIAIFGVVMRLFLYAPVGDSEAVRVVLGIIAFVSIIFGNLMALSQTNIKRLLGYSSISHLGYLLVALIALQSGEMSMEAVGVYLAGYLFSSLGAFGVVSLMSSPYRGPDADSLFSYRGLFWHRPILSAVMTVMMLSLAGIPMTLGFIGKFYVLAVGVQAHLWWLTAGVVIGSAIGLYYYLRVAVSLYLSAPQQLNRDAPSNWQYSAGGIVVLISALLVLIFGIYPQPLIDIVQRAMPLM from the coding sequence ATGACAATAACTCCACAACAACTGATCGCGCTGCTACCGCTGCTGATCGTCGGATTGACGGTGGTGGTTGTGATGCTCTCCATTGCGTGGCGACGCAATCACTTCCTGAATGCCACGCTGTCGGTCATCGGACTGAACGCCGCGTTAGTCTCTCTCTGGTTTGTTGGCCAGGGCGGGGCGATGGACGTCACCCCGCTGATGCGCGTTGACGGCTATGCCATGCTTTACACCGGTCTGGTGCTGCTGGCGAGCCTGGCGACCTGTACCTTTGCGTACCCGTGGCTTGAAGGCTACAACGACAACAAAGAAGAGTTTTACCTGCTGGTTCTGATTGCCGCACTGGGCGGCATTCTGCTGGCGAATGCCAACCACCTGGCCGCGCTGTTCCTCGGTATTGAGCTGATCTCACTGCCGCTGTTCGGCCTGATTGGTTACGCCTTCCGCCAGAAGCGTTCTCTGGAAGCGAGCATCAAGTACACCATTCTGTCTGCTGCTGCGTCCTCGTTCCTGCTGTTTGGCATTGCGCTGCTGTACGCGCAGTCCGGTAACCTCTCCTTCATGGCGCTCGGCAAGAGCCTCGGTGACGGCATGCTGCATGAGCCGCTGCTGCTGGCGGGTCTGGGCATGATGATCGTTGGCCTCGGCTTCAAGCTCTCTCTGGTTCCGTTCCACCTGTGGACGCCAGACGTCTACCAGGGCGCTCCGGCGCCTGTGTCGACCTTCCTGGCGACGGCGAGCAAAATCGCTATCTTCGGTGTGGTCATGCGTCTGTTCCTGTACGCGCCGGTCGGTGACAGCGAAGCGGTTCGCGTGGTGCTGGGCATTATCGCGTTCGTCTCCATCATCTTCGGTAACCTGATGGCGCTGAGCCAGACCAACATCAAGCGTCTGCTGGGCTACTCGTCCATCTCTCATCTGGGCTACCTGCTGGTGGCGCTGATTGCGCTGCAGAGCGGTGAGATGTCAATGGAAGCTGTGGGCGTGTATCTGGCAGGTTACCTGTTCAGCAGCCTCGGCGCCTTCGGCGTGGTGAGCCTGATGTCCAGCCCGTACCGTGGCCCGGATGCCGATTCACTGTTCTCCTACCGTGGTCTGTTCTGGCACCGTCCGATCCTGTCCGCGGTGATGACCGTGATGATGCTCTCTCTGGCAGGTATCCCAATGACGCTGGGCTTTATCGGTAAGTTCTACGTGCTGGCCGTCGGTGTGCAGGCGCACCTGTGGTGGCTGACTGCGGGCGTGGTGATTGGCTCCGCGATTGGCCTCTACTACTACCTGCGCGTGGCGGTGAGCCTGTATCTGAGTGCGCCTCAGCAGCTCAACCGTGATGCGCCATCCAACTGGCAGTACAGCGCCGGGGGGATCGTGGTACTCATCTCCGCGCTGCTGGTGCTGATCTTCGGTATCTATCCGCAGCCGCTGATTGATATTGTGCAGCGAGCGATGCCATTAATGTAA
- the nuoH gene encoding NADH-quinone oxidoreductase subunit NuoH — MSWLTPDLIDILLSILKAIVILLVVVTCGAFMSFGERRLLGLFQNRYGPNRVGWGGSLQLVADMIKMFFKEDWIPRFSDRVIFTLAPMIAFTSLLLAFAIVPVSPTWVVADLNIGILFFLMMAGLAVYAVLFAGWSSNNKYSLLGAMRASAQTLSYEVFLGLSLMGVVAQAGSFNMTDIVNNQADIWNVIPQFFGFITFAIAGVAVCHRHPFDQPEAEQELADGYHIEYSGMKFGLFFVGEYIGIVTISALMVTLFFGGWHGPFLPPFIWFALKTAFFMMMFILIRAALPRPRYDQVMSFGWKVCLPLTLVNLLVTAAVILWQQP; from the coding sequence ATGAGTTGGTTAACGCCGGATCTTATCGACATCCTGCTGAGCATTCTGAAAGCGATTGTTATCCTGCTGGTGGTGGTCACCTGCGGCGCGTTCATGAGCTTTGGTGAACGTCGTCTGCTCGGTCTGTTCCAGAACCGTTACGGACCGAACCGCGTGGGCTGGGGTGGTTCACTCCAGCTGGTCGCGGACATGATCAAGATGTTCTTTAAAGAGGACTGGATCCCACGCTTCTCGGACCGCGTGATCTTTACTCTGGCACCGATGATCGCCTTCACCTCGCTGCTGCTGGCGTTTGCTATCGTTCCGGTCAGCCCGACCTGGGTGGTCGCTGACCTGAACATCGGCATTCTGTTCTTCCTGATGATGGCAGGCCTCGCGGTTTACGCGGTGCTGTTCGCAGGCTGGTCCAGTAACAACAAATACTCGCTGCTGGGTGCGATGCGTGCTTCCGCGCAGACGCTGAGCTACGAAGTGTTCCTGGGGCTCTCCCTGATGGGCGTGGTGGCGCAGGCCGGTTCATTCAACATGACCGACATCGTCAATAACCAGGCCGACATCTGGAACGTTATCCCGCAGTTCTTTGGGTTTATTACCTTTGCTATCGCGGGCGTGGCCGTGTGTCACCGTCACCCGTTTGACCAGCCAGAAGCCGAACAGGAACTGGCCGACGGTTACCACATTGAATATTCCGGTATGAAGTTCGGTCTGTTCTTCGTGGGCGAGTACATCGGTATCGTCACCATTTCCGCGTTGATGGTAACGCTGTTCTTTGGTGGCTGGCATGGCCCGTTCTTACCGCCGTTCATCTGGTTCGCGCTGAAAACCGCGTTCTTCATGATGATGTTCATTTTGATTCGCGCAGCGTTACCGCGTCCGCGTTATGACCAGGTAATGTCCTTCGGCTGGAAAGTGTGCCTGCCGCTGACGCTCGTCAACTTGTTGGTAACGGCAGCTGTCATTCTCTGGCAGCAGCCATAA
- the nuoG gene encoding NADH-quinone oxidoreductase subunit NuoG: MATIHVDGKEYEVNGADNLLEACLSLGLDIPYFCWHPALGSVGACRQCAVKQYQNAEDTRGRLVMSCMTPATEGTFISIDDEEAKQFRESVVEWLMTNHPHDCPVCEEGGNCHLQDMTVMTGHSFRRYRFTKRTHRNQDLGPFISHEMNRCIACYRCVRYYKDYADGQDLGVYGAHDNVYFGRPEDGTLESEFSGNLVEICPTGVFTDKTHSERYNRKWDMQFAPSICQQCSLGCNTSPGERYGELRRIENRYNGTVNHYFLCDRGRFGYGYVNLKDRPRQPVQRRGDDFITLNAEQAMQGAADILRQSKKVIGIGSPRASIESNFALRELVGAENFYTGIAQGEQERLQLVLKVLREGGIHTPALREIESYDAVLVLGEDLTQTGARAALAVRQAVKGKAREMAAAQKVADWQIAAILNIGQRAKHPLFVTNVDSTRLDDIAAWTYCAPVEDQARLGFAIAHALDSNSPAVELDRDLQNKVDVIVQALAGAKKPLIISGTNAGSAEIVQAAANVAKALKGRGADVGVTMIARAVNSIGLGMIGGGSLEEALSELESGSADAVVVLENDLHRHASAARVDAALSKAPLVMVIDHQRTAIMDKAHLVLSAASFAESDGTVINNEGRAQRFFQVYDPAYYDSNTVMLESWRWLHSLHSTVQSREVDWTQLDHVIDAVVEKLPQLAGIKDAAPEASFRIRGQKLAREPHRYSGRTAMRANISVHEPRQPQDKDTMFAFSMEGNNQPSAPRSQIPFAWAPGWNSPQAWNKFQAEVGGSLRHGDPGVRLIEASETGLDFFTTVPASFQAQDGQWRIAPYYHLFGSDELSQRSPVFQTRMPQPYIKLNPADAAKLGVNAGAKIAFSYDGQTISLPLIISEGLTAGQVGLPMGMPGIAPVLAGARLDNLQEAKA; encoded by the coding sequence ATGGCTACGATTCATGTAGACGGCAAAGAATACGAAGTCAACGGGGCGGACAACCTGCTGGAAGCTTGTCTGTCTCTTGGCCTCGATATTCCGTACTTTTGCTGGCATCCGGCGCTGGGCAGCGTCGGTGCTTGCCGCCAGTGTGCGGTGAAGCAATATCAAAACGCGGAAGACACGCGTGGTCGCCTGGTGATGTCCTGTATGACGCCAGCCACCGAAGGCACCTTTATTTCGATTGATGACGAAGAAGCCAAACAGTTCCGCGAAAGCGTGGTGGAGTGGTTGATGACCAACCACCCGCACGACTGTCCGGTTTGTGAAGAGGGCGGTAACTGCCACCTTCAGGATATGACCGTGATGACCGGTCACAGCTTCCGTCGCTATCGCTTTACCAAGCGTACCCACCGTAACCAGGACCTTGGGCCGTTCATCTCTCACGAAATGAACCGCTGCATCGCCTGCTACCGCTGCGTGCGTTACTACAAAGACTATGCAGACGGTCAGGATCTGGGCGTGTATGGCGCACATGACAACGTCTACTTCGGTCGTCCTGAAGACGGTACGCTGGAGAGCGAATTCTCTGGTAACCTGGTAGAAATCTGCCCGACCGGCGTATTCACGGATAAAACCCACTCCGAGCGTTACAACCGTAAATGGGACATGCAGTTTGCGCCAAGCATCTGCCAGCAGTGTTCCCTCGGCTGTAACACCAGCCCGGGTGAGCGTTACGGCGAGCTGCGTCGTATCGAAAACCGCTACAACGGTACCGTTAACCACTATTTCCTGTGCGACCGCGGTCGTTTCGGCTATGGCTATGTGAACCTGAAAGACCGTCCGCGTCAGCCGGTTCAGCGCCGTGGCGACGACTTTATCACCCTGAACGCCGAGCAGGCGATGCAGGGCGCGGCAGATATTCTGCGCCAGTCGAAGAAAGTGATCGGTATCGGCTCCCCGCGCGCCAGCATCGAAAGCAACTTCGCGCTGCGCGAGCTGGTTGGGGCGGAAAACTTCTATACCGGTATCGCCCAGGGAGAGCAGGAACGTCTGCAGCTGGTACTGAAAGTGCTGCGTGAAGGCGGTATCCATACCCCTGCGCTGCGCGAAATTGAATCTTATGATGCGGTTCTGGTGCTGGGTGAAGACCTGACGCAGACCGGCGCACGCGCGGCTCTGGCGGTTCGTCAGGCGGTGAAGGGCAAAGCGCGTGAAATGGCAGCGGCGCAGAAAGTGGCCGACTGGCAGATTGCGGCAATCCTCAACATTGGCCAGCGCGCGAAGCATCCTCTGTTTGTGACCAACGTCGACAGCACCCGTCTGGACGATATCGCCGCGTGGACCTACTGCGCGCCGGTTGAAGATCAGGCGCGTCTTGGCTTTGCCATTGCCCACGCGCTGGACAGCAACTCCCCAGCCGTTGAGCTGGATCGCGACCTGCAGAACAAGGTCGACGTGATTGTTCAGGCCCTGGCGGGTGCGAAGAAACCGCTGATTATTTCCGGTACCAACGCCGGTAGCGCGGAGATCGTTCAGGCGGCAGCAAACGTTGCCAAAGCCCTGAAAGGCCGCGGTGCGGACGTTGGCGTGACCATGATTGCCCGTGCGGTGAACAGCATCGGTCTGGGTATGATTGGCGGCGGTTCGCTGGAAGAAGCATTAAGCGAACTGGAGTCCGGTTCCGCTGACGCCGTTGTGGTGCTGGAAAACGACCTGCATCGTCATGCGTCTGCCGCTCGCGTTGACGCAGCGCTCTCCAAAGCGCCGCTGGTGATGGTGATTGACCATCAGCGCACCGCGATCATGGACAAAGCACACCTGGTGCTCTCTGCGGCAAGCTTCGCAGAAAGCGACGGTACGGTTATTAACAACGAAGGCCGCGCCCAGCGTTTCTTCCAGGTTTACGACCCGGCGTACTACGACAGCAACACCGTGATGCTGGAAAGCTGGCGCTGGCTGCACTCCCTGCACAGCACCGTGCAGAGCCGTGAAGTGGACTGGACGCAGCTCGACCACGTTATCGACGCGGTAGTCGAAAAACTGCCTCAGCTGGCAGGCATTAAAGATGCCGCGCCTGAAGCAAGCTTCCGCATTCGCGGCCAGAAACTGGCGCGTGAACCGCACCGCTACAGCGGCCGTACCGCGATGCGCGCCAACATCAGCGTGCACGAACCGCGCCAGCCGCAGGATAAAGACACCATGTTCGCCTTCTCCATGGAAGGGAACAACCAGCCGTCTGCGCCGCGTTCGCAAATCCCGTTCGCATGGGCTCCGGGCTGGAATTCCCCGCAGGCGTGGAACAAGTTCCAGGCTGAAGTGGGCGGCTCCCTGCGCCACGGCGATCCGGGCGTGCGTCTGATTGAAGCCTCCGAAACCGGTCTGGATTTCTTCACGACCGTACCGGCGAGCTTCCAGGCTCAGGATGGTCAGTGGCGTATTGCGCCGTACTACCATCTGTTCGGTAGCGACGAGCTGTCCCAGCGTTCACCGGTCTTCCAGACCCGTATGCCGCAGCCTTACATCAAGCTCAACCCGGCGGATGCCGCGAAGCTTGGCGTTAACGCGGGCGCGAAGATCGCCTTTAGCTATGACGGCCAGACAATCAGCCTGCCGCTGATTATCTCTGAAGGTCTGACAGCAGGGCAGGTGGGTCTGCCGATGGGTATGCCTGGCATCGCCCCGGTTCTGGCGGGCGCGCGTCTTGATAATCTGCAGGAGGCAAAAGCATGA